The window GGGTTACCGTTAAAAGGCATATTGAAAGATATGAGTATACAATCGGATGTGAAGATGTGGTTTTGAGTATTGGAATATTCTACTTTTAAGGAGGAAGTTATATGATAAAAAGGGTTCTTTTGGTGGATGATTCGCCCATGATCCATAATCTATTGAGAAAGACTCTTGAAAAGAATGGATATGAGGTTTGCGGCGATGCCAAAAACGGTAGTGAAGGTGTTGAAATGTATATGAGCCTCATGCCTGATCTTGTTTTTATGGATGTAACAATGCCCATAATGGATGGGATTGAAGCTGCAAAAAAGATTAAGGAGAAGCATGGTTCAGCTAAAATTATCATGCTGACAGCCATGGGCGATGAGGAAATAATGACACAGGCCAAGGAGGCAGGTGTAGATATATTTTTGAAAAAGCCATTTGATGATTATAAAATTGTAAGTGCCATAGCAAAGATTGAGTAAGGTGAAATATGAGTAGAAAAATACTTGTTGTTGATGATATGACTGCCAACAGAAAAATCATCAAAGCAGCCCTGGCAAAAGCAATTGAAAATATTGAAACAGTTGAAGCGGAGGATGGGTATAAGGCCATTGAGGTAATAAAACAGGGTGGCATAAGTGTTGTTATACTTGATATAATGATGCCGGGTATTGATGGATTAGATGTCCTGGCAGCTATTAAGAGTGATAAAAGGACTTGCAACATACCCGTTATTATGTGCTCTGCTTTGTATGAAACAGGCAGCCTGGAAAAGGCTCTCAAGTTAGGTGCATTGGACTATTTTACCAAGCCCCTTACAGAAGAGCAAATGAAAATAAGCCTTCCATTAAAAATAAAGAATGCACTGGAGCATTTTGACAACAAAAATGAGCTGGTCATGTTCTATGAGCACATAAAGGACGAAATGCATTTGGCGGAACAGATTCAGAAGGCTCTTATAACAGAGCATGCATACTTTCCACAAGGGGAGATATGGGGGAAGTATATACCCTGTGAAGAAGTTGGCGGAGATATGTTCTGTATAAAGCAGGTTGGAGAAAAGCTTTGGTTTATGATTGCAGATATATCGGGGCATGGAATATCTGCTGCAATGATATCAAACATGATCAATATTATATTTATGACCACTGTTGAATCATGCCATATGCCGGATCAGCTTGCAAAAAAAATTAACAATACTCTATTTGAAGTGTTTGGAGGCTCCAAATTTGTTTTGACATCAGCCTTTATTGGCTTTATGGATAAAAACAGCATTATTTATGTTAATTCAGGCCATCCATATCCTGTGCTGTATAATTTCGGTCAAAATAAGGTGGAATCCCTATCGGCAAACGGTTTCTTGCTTGGAGTCCTGGAAGACTGCGGCTTTCAAAATGTTGAAAGAAAAATAGGAAAAGGTGATGCAATACTGCTTTATACCGATGGGCTTTTTGACAAGGGAATGAATAGTGAATTTGCTGCATGGGATAGTGTTTATGAATACTGCAAAAATAATATAGAACACTTTGGAAAAGGCAAAGAGCAATTGCTAAGCAGCCTTATAGACTTTTTTTCCAATAAGGGAGGTAAATCCTTTATTGATGATGTTGCAGTACTCATAGTTGAAAAAACATAAAAGTTGAAGAAAGATAGTGAATTTGAATATTGGGCTGCCGCAAATCATAAGGGTTTTGCAGCAGCTCTCATTATTTATTTAGTTATTAGTTATTTATTTCATCGGTAACAAAAACTTTGTTATATTATTGTCAATT is drawn from Pseudobacteroides sp. and contains these coding sequences:
- a CDS encoding response regulator, with translation MIKRVLLVDDSPMIHNLLRKTLEKNGYEVCGDAKNGSEGVEMYMSLMPDLVFMDVTMPIMDGIEAAKKIKEKHGSAKIIMLTAMGDEEIMTQAKEAGVDIFLKKPFDDYKIVSAIAKIE
- a CDS encoding fused response regulator/phosphatase, whose translation is MSRKILVVDDMTANRKIIKAALAKAIENIETVEAEDGYKAIEVIKQGGISVVILDIMMPGIDGLDVLAAIKSDKRTCNIPVIMCSALYETGSLEKALKLGALDYFTKPLTEEQMKISLPLKIKNALEHFDNKNELVMFYEHIKDEMHLAEQIQKALITEHAYFPQGEIWGKYIPCEEVGGDMFCIKQVGEKLWFMIADISGHGISAAMISNMINIIFMTTVESCHMPDQLAKKINNTLFEVFGGSKFVLTSAFIGFMDKNSIIYVNSGHPYPVLYNFGQNKVESLSANGFLLGVLEDCGFQNVERKIGKGDAILLYTDGLFDKGMNSEFAAWDSVYEYCKNNIEHFGKGKEQLLSSLIDFFSNKGGKSFIDDVAVLIVEKT